The DNA sequence ttttatttttatttttcttgtcatttttattttgagattttagCTTCAAATCATTAATTGCAAAAGGCGgtaaatgtaatttaattattcttgcCATTTGGAATTTTGTCATCATACCATCAATTGcaaaaatttgtaaatctaatttaatttttcattccATTATTATTTTGGGATTTTGACAATTTCTTCGTCTTAATTGTCCATCACCCTTTATACGAGTATATCTACACATGAGATAAGAACAATTTCATTCTTTGTAGAGAAATTAATGTAGATAAAAGTGttctttttttacataaaaagtCATAACTCtagatagtagtatattttcataaaaaaaaatatttaatattttattctcataattttaGCAAAATATCCTCTCTCACACTagataaataatgaactaacTACATTCTATGTCCACAATTTGAAGtttcaatttagctaaatctgaataataagaaatataaagaaaagtggataaaaAAGATTAGTGCAACGACCAACAAACGCCAAAGATAATTGTAAGTTGCAGAATAAGAGTTCCGTGTTTATTATAAATCGGAATTATTCTTTCACCAAATATTCGATTTAACATTAAGTTTGAAAAAGCACGTATATCTAATCAATATTATGCAACACTAAACGAACAAAAACGATCGTTGTTCAACGGCCAACAGGTCGTTGTGACAGTTATTGTTCGAAGTTCAATTAACGACAAAGATCATCAtgacatttattattcaacGACAAATCCTAAATCAACTATCAACTCATGACAAAGACTGTTTTACGGTTATTGTTCAACGGTCAACTAAcgaaaaagattaaattattttaacaaataataagtatgacatttaattagtcaataataaatatcacTGTTAACTAACGACAAAGATAGTTGTCATAGTTTTTAGTTTACCATTCAACGAGCAACAAACgacaaacaacaaaaatctTTTTAACAATTATTGTTCAACGACCAACAGATCGTTCTGACAGTTATTGTTcaataacattaattttatgaaattaaatcagATTCATTCTTTTACCAAacaatgaatataaaattaaatcaactaATAGTCCATAACGATAAACTAACGACAAATATCATCGTGACAATATCCGCTCAACGGCCAACATACGACAAAAATAGTTGCAATTAGTCACTCAATATaagaaaaactcaaaaaaGGTTAGTTCAAATATAGGTTTGTTGCAATTAGTCACTTAATAAGATTTCAGCATTAAATGAAACAAGCTTGGTTTAAATTCAGGTCCTAATTAATTACACTCTCACCAAATAGtaagtttaaaattaaatttttaaaatctggATGAGAATCATTTGACTTTGTGTCTAAGGATTGGTTTTATCATCTCAACATGAAATCCATGGTTGAAATACCAAGAAAAAAagctactatatttttattttgagtactgcaaaaaaaattcttaggGCAAAGACCATCTTTAAATAGCGGTCTCAATGTTCAACATTTCACtcatctctctcactctctctcaacaCTTAGTTTCAGTCTCCTTAGCTTCATTCTCTCAGATCATTTCTTCAAGCAAATGGCCTCTACTTCCAACTCCAATGTAAATGTatgcatctctctctctctctctctctctctctctctctctctctcatgatGTTTATGTTCGGATCTGATTTTGCAGATTCAAGAATTGGAATGGAAATGGGATGAACAGTACCAATGCTTTAGGGTCAATGGTGTACTGTTCCCGATGCCTCTAAATCAAAGGCTTCCATTTGTTAGTTTAATTCACTCATTCTTagcttatttataatatttattttcatggtTATAACGTCGAAGAGGCGAAGGTCTCTGTAAGCAGAGAGTTCTAGAAATCGATCTTCTTTCCCGTGGGAAAAAGACATGAGATTCGATGTGTTCGAAGTTTTGTGTCTCATTTTCAGTCCCTAGATTCTTTgggatttttaatttcttgtgtGTTGGTTTAATTTTTAGGGTTTCGCTAggaatttttatgtatttatcaattttcagttattaattcatgtttgattaattaatcctTAGTTAGTGTATACATTCTtatcttgttatttttaatatacataaggccgttgtaattaatatttagtaaaaataatgcaaGTCATTATGATTTACAGGTCACATACCTATCTTAGCATTAATAATGTTTATacctaaaatagcaaaatcagATCTGGCTatttaattatcacataaacattttattcaattaaattttatttttatgaaaatggtTAGCTTCTACATAAACAAAATTGtataacaaatatatatattttcttacatttacttctttttttatattacagGAAGATGTTACAAGAAGGGAACGAACTCTTAGAAGAGCAACAAGAATGGAAAGTAAGCTATATACTCGTCGAGTCTCTTACTGTGCAGCTATGTGcaaaaatgtgttgacaatGAAAGAGGTATATATACACATGGTTATcatgaaaacaaaatatttaattgtgcTTGAAGCCTTGAATTAATACAAGTATTCTAACGTAGCTTTGCTTCTATCATTATAGGTTAGCACAGAAAACtatattttctatgttttaACTCCTTTTGGGAAGGATGGGAAGAGGAAGATAATGGCGAAGGAAACTGATCGCCAACAAATCGGGAAGCTCTCTCCCGTTGTGGGAGAAGTATACCCGAACATTGACAACAAAAGCAACCTTCCGATCGCACAACGATCAGAAGGCACTTGGCAAGTTCAGCTTCGCGAGCGTACTGGGTCGCAGAAGATGGAGAAGGTAATGATTCGCAcaacatatttttaatgtaataataaaaaaattattttaggaaaatgaaaaaaaaaactgcaCAAAACGGCACAGTTTTCGCACTGCACGGGTTGTTATGATTTTTGCActcatgtttaattatttcattttcctaaaaaaatttaatattatttttcaatttcagtttTATATGCACCAAAGCGTCCGAAAAACTATGAGGTCGATGAATGAGGTGGCCACATTCATCTTATACAACacaatttactaaaattttgtgatttattttcaattgttcttctttttgaaaaaaatcttGTTTTGATACATACATTCTAACATTTATTTCAAGATTATTTTTCAGGGTATGAATCGAAATGCTGACCATATCAactgattttaaattatatgttgTATTCCGATTTCTCAAATTAGAGTGAATATGCAATAATGACTACTCtgtaattatgtatttttcaaatgcttagtgcttttatttatttacttatctGATTCTTCTGTTATTACAATCTGCTAAATTATTCTATGGGTCGAGATTGTATTAATAAGGTTTCaccattaaataaaaaagttagtttaaatttaattcataattaatcacACTTTCACCAAATAATGAATTTAACAttagaattcaaaatttgagataaaaaaaataagatctcTATCTTTCTCGATAAAGAGAATCATTTGACTTTGTTTATGAGAGGATGTTTTTCTCATAAGAACATGCAATCTATGTATTTTTCatcatagtagtatttatttccAATTGTCTATATGTCCTGATgtgatttatttcatttttatataaggtataaatgtgattttttaagtttttaaatatGCTATATATAGCATGAAGATGGATAAGACAAGGATTCGGATTAGGATCCTCACCTGCACTGGACTGTGCAAAAATTGTGCCATTGTGggctattttaatttactttttaaaactttatttattgcaaaGATTAGAATCGTgtactttaatatttatatcatttttgttttgaaattttggcccttttctttctcatattgttaattgcaaaaaattgTAACTGTAAtttaaagttataaaaaatcagaatgcacaaataaaaaaagttgtaACTGTAATTGTAAAAGTTGTAAgtgcaaaatatatttaaagttATAAAGAATCAAAATACACAAATCAAAAAGTTGTAACTgcaaaatagtatatttataagaATCAAAATACACAAGTAATAAGTTAGTTTTAACATTAAATAAGGTTTCATCATTAAGAAAACAAGTGTGTTTAAATTTAAgtcataattaatcaaaactttcaccaaataataaatttaacattaaatttcaaaatttgaaattaaaaaaaaaaataagatctcTATCTTTCTCTACGAAGAGAATCATTTGACTTTGCTTATAAGaggattttttttctcatatgaACATGCAATCTATGTATTTTTCATCATAGTAGAATTTATTTTCAGTTGTCTATATGTCTTGATgtgatttatttcattttttatataaagtataaatgtgattttttagtttataaatacGCTAGCTATAATAAGCAAGAAGATGGAGAAGACGAGGATTTGGATTAGGATCCTCACCAGCAGCCCTGGGCTGTGCAAAAGATGTGCCATTTTGggctattttttctttttaaaactttttatgTATTGTGTAATATAAAACCTGTATGTCTATTGTGtaataaaacttttttataatttcaaaattttggctCTTACTTCCCCTTTATTATACACCAACCTGTATACCTACACATGAGATAAGAgacaaaaatgaattaattatgcaaAGAAAAGTCAATTTATGCTGATTCATATATGTTGTAaaattattacattttttagtgAATATATTAATCGCTAAgtggaaataaaatagtatgATACTTTACATATTACTCCATGAGAtatgaaatattaatgaagaaaaaaaattaatactcctatattattTGTACTAGTATCATACCTGTGCTATGcaaagattaatatatttttaaaatattaattttaatttttaattagttaaacaaaattagaatcaatattaataataaaaaatctatacaaatcaacattcaagcataaaaaatttgaaacaaatcacttaatataatatttaagtattaaatcatggaataggaagataaaaatatatcacaataaagaattaaacacaatagATAACtactcatcatttttaaaatttcattatgcactaagaaaattaatttgcaatgtacaaaatcaataatcaatatgtatAGCTACTTTCGCCTAACAATTTGTATggttttcaataaaattaaagataaattaaattatacattaaatttacCAATAGAATAATTTCATATAACTCAACCTACTTATagatatgtataaaaaaattagccaattataatttcaacataaattttttatcatgGATCAACTATAAAGTAACATGGAcaaaaaatctaattattactattgaaaaaaaattataattattaaaaagaaaaagaaagaaaatggtgGTAACATCaatctaaaaaagaaaacattgtATGGAatagaaactaaaaatataactaaaaaagaaaaaaataccaataagttcatataatattaaaaacaaatacgatgttgtatcaaaattgatatatacaaatgatgaaaaaaacaaaacaaaaatataatttataaaatgttaagaaaagaaaaatataattaataaaatgaaaaggaacgaaaacataattaaaaagaacaaaattccTACTAATCTAATCTGTCCAACATCTTAACCCCAATGGTTGATATTAAGTTGGAACTAAACACTAATCGGGCAATAGAACCTTAATGCTCCCCTATgttgtaataattttattaaattttaaaataagaagaatggagaataaaatggaatggaatggtcATTCCTTAGCTAATATTGGAAGGAATGACTATTTCCATGTGGAATGGAATAGtgatttaaaaggaaaaataatactactcctaccAAGCAAAGGAATGTCATTTCTACCCTCATTCTCTTCTACTATACCAATGTGTGTGAGATTTCATAGttttgtatacatatataacaTCCAATTTTGTTGTTAGAATTTTGGAatagataatgtttaggataTTATTACTTGGTTGTGTAGTGATTTTATGAATGAAATTGAACTATGAACTGATCTAACTGTGCTTTATTTCAAGCTTGAAATTTAACTATGATTGCGAATTGGAGAGTTGATGATAGAATAATGTACTTATTGTAATGTAGGGCTTTGAATATTAAGATTGTAAAGGGATTTACTGAATTAAGTTCAGAGGAGTATTTTTAGCACTCACATAGAAATTATGGAGTAGTCATGAAAATAGACGAGCACAAAACTTACAAAACTAATTCAAAGTTGTTTTATAGCTTACAAACACCAAAGTGTCGAGACCACTGCGCCACATGGCTGAAACAATGTAAGCTACGAACAAAGGGTTCAAAGAGCTAGACGTTTAAAAATGGAGGGAAGCCTCTTTAGAAGCAAATCAACGTCTTTATCCCTGCCCAGCATACTAAGCCTAGCATAATTACTGGGGCACCCGAAATTCCCGCCTCCTCGTACTCTAATTTTCTCCTCCTTCATTACCTCTTCTAGATTGACTCCCTCTTGGGCCTTCATCCAGGCGTAAGCTGTTCAAAACAGATAATTAATATCATACAATATCGATCACCAACGCGAATGTATAGTCAAACAACCGCTAGACGTTCTTTACCTGGATGGCATTCGTTATAGTCTTGTTTGAAGTTGCAATGTTGAGGAGGAAAGTCAGGGACCTGCAAAACATCATTTCCTTGAAGAGCTTCTCGCAGCTTCTTCCATCGCTCAGCCATAACACACCGCCCGAATTCGAAGAAATTACTTGGGCAGCTGTTGGTGGAGATCATTTTCAAGATGGTGATAGCTCTGAGTTGAGCTTCCTTGGACACCCCGATGGTGCTGATTTCCATGAATCTTACCATCCGCTTCGCCACATCAGGGTCCTTCACTATCGCCCACCTTCACATacaccaaaaaaacaaaatgaagcCAACCTAATGtaaaaacatataaacaatgTCATTTAATGTCAATAAAACCAATGTATTTTTAGGTCCTCTACCCGATCCTCGACCCTGCGTGTCCTGTGCATTTAGATATGGTGAATAGCATGATGTTTTGATCAGCAGGCTTTGTGATGGCCGTGTATTGAGGCCAATAGTATGCAAGATCGTGCACGAGCATGCCATTGGCTCTCTTCAACACAGGGCCCCTTAATTCACCATCAGGATTGTTCGGTGAAGTGACCATCTCTATGTAGGCTTTGTCATCATTGTAAGCATGAGCATCGCCTCCCCATTTGAACAACCCCGATCTCATGTAGTTTGCTATCTGCGGATAGCACTGCAACCAACAAAGACTTAATTAGATCCAAACAATATCTAGAATGAAACAATCAATGTTAATTGATGAGGATTTGAAGACTGACGGAGTAGAAGGGAGCCGCAGACACAACACTGATGGGGCTTGGGGGGTCGAGGGGTTCAGCCAGGGCGTAAAGAGCGGCTTGGATGAGCTGGCTGGAGCCATTCCCAACCACGATGTGGCGACCTTCCACGATGGCGTTTCCGACCAAATTGTGGAGATTCTTGATTTCTTGCTCGAGTTTAGGGAGCATATACCAGCAGAAACTCTTGGGGTTGGCGAAGTAGCTGAGGGCTTCGGATGCTGAAATGGTGATTTTGAAATCATCACCAATTAATTTCCAGTAGGCTTCATACATGGTGGGATCACCCCTGAAATTATAATTccatatttctttaatttgtcacaatataaagagaaaaatgcaCACATGAAGCAAAGAAAACACACACTGAACTGAAGTAGCACACAATGTGTAGCGAAAAATAGTGTGTTAGTGCATGCATTAAC is a window from the Salvia hispanica cultivar TCC Black 2014 chromosome 1, UniMelb_Shisp_WGS_1.0, whole genome shotgun sequence genome containing:
- the LOC125185903 gene encoding tryptophan aminotransferase-related protein 1-like, whose translation is MTGIEAAVVIESSVPSSVAASVAAAAEVEVIKTTESKLTNLDIQTIPILDFDKGDPTMYEAYWKLIGDDFKITISASEALSYFANPKSFCWYMLPKLEQEIKNLHNLVGNAIVEGRHIVVGNGSSQLIQAALYALAEPLDPPSPISVVSAAPFYSCYPQIANYMRSGLFKWGGDAHAYNDDKAYIEMVTSPNNPDGELRGPVLKRANGMLVHDLAYYWPQYTAITKPADQNIMLFTISKCTGHAGSRIGWAIVKDPDVAKRMVRFMEISTIGVSKEAQLRAITILKMISTNSCPSNFFEFGRCVMAERWKKLREALQGNDVLQVPDFPPQHCNFKQDYNECHPAYAWMKAQEGVNLEEVMKEEKIRVRGGGNFGCPSNYARLSMLGRDKDVDLLLKRLPSIFKRLAL